A region of the Hydra vulgaris chromosome 12, alternate assembly HydraT2T_AEP genome:
taaggcgatttttaataattatagcgTCGGTATAATATTTGGCTGACTATAACATTATTCCGTTAAATGATCATGTCTGTGAATCATGAAAAAAcgagttaaattaaaatgataaactttgccgaaacataaaataaaaatgtttgtagcgtaaaaaacccagaccgaagatttttcttttttttaaaaaaaatcttcttaaaattaCTATCGCTTGTTCAAGTTTGAATAAGGTTTTCAATAAATACgctttttaggtgaaatgaacattatagtttaataatatgatctgttctgaagTAAAGTAAGTTTTGTTTAATTGACTCCACTggaattttcttttgatttaacGGTATCTTCCTAGTTTATATTCTTGAAAAATGATCaataagattttcattttaagtCGTTAATCTATGCCTTTTTCTATCAAAAAGATGGTATGTCTTTCTTGGCTCATGGAAATGCGTAGATAAGCTTGGCGGAAAGTGTCCGTTTTGAGAAACTGCACTTTCCCATTTCTTTCTATTGACTGAACCAATATCGCTGATATTGGTAAGTCAATAGAAAGTCAATAGAAAGTAagagatacaaaaaaatttggaaatccattttttaacttgttttgacAAAGATAGCTCAGCACATTTTCCGAGTTAGCATTTTTTTGTATACAATGAGTTATTCCAAAAAGATCAGAGCAGAGAGCTGTTGTGCCAATATCTTTTTGAAATCGTCAGACTTTTCCAAGATAATGTTGTGTAAGTGCtttatttccaaaataaaaaaatcatcagttcttttgaacatttaatcttgtcatttatattatatagaaagAATATATCATCAGCAGATTAAAATAATGCAGTTTTTGAAAACTGAACAATATTCACAAATCATATTATCATAACCTTTGTTATGTGCGGCTGATATTCGGTGTGCAATCaagaataatagaaaaatatttcgtCTTTTTAACCAAtgaaagtattttgtttttttaaccaatgaaatgattttatctttaatatcaGTTGATAGCACTTGAATAAGTTCATGTCTTTTACTCTCACTTTTCACCCTTTAAATTGTTCATTCGTAAACAAACAAGGAAAGGAATTCTgtagttttaagaaaattttcatTGTCATGAGCCACAAAAAGCAAAGTTTGGTACACCTAGAACTCTTACAAGAGATATAGCGCGCTCTAAGATCTGATTCCAAATCTTTTCTTCACTGTTAAGCTTTTTTGTATTAACTCTATCAATAGTTGTTTTTGCTTTTAGACTTGAGCAGTAGCGTTTCCAAGTGATGATTCCAAGTTGGAAATGTGATCTATACCTTTCTTATGTAAAGAGAAAATTACTAGTATGATATGCCAATCATTGCATCCATTCTGAGCGAGACTTTTGCTTTAACTCATTCATCCAAAAAAATagcagcaaaaacaaaatatcagttaatacagaatataaaaaatcatatggAGATATTCCTAACAAACATCTTTATCGTGTTGAAGTTTTCATTTATAATGCACTGCTAAAAACTTCCTTATTTTACCGTGTAGAAGTTTTCATTTATAATGCACTGCTAAAAACTTCCTTATTTTACTGTGTAGAAGTTTTCATTTATAATGCACTgctaaatacataatttttttctctcaatGAAAATCTTTGCAAACTTGTTTCGGACAATTTCAACCAAAAGCGATCAAAAAATccagataaaaaacaaatatatagcTATTTAAGCAGTGTTTTTGCTTTTATGTTAATTCTTTTTTGCAGATTactccaatcttttttattcctACAGAGATATTAATACACTATTTGAAACAACAAACGAACAATTATCGAAAgttaatgagtggtttataagtaataaacttTCTCTAAATGTGGATAAAACCAAATTCATAGAAATAAATGTGGATAAAACACATTCTAAATGtggaaaaaatacatttttctttataaaagctATTGATGCATTTTGAAATAGTTGTCGGACTTTTCGGCATTTTATAACCTTTTCGTTGCACGTAACCAGCTATAGCTTGGGATTTACTCATTGCTGTGTTAGCCATTCCATCAAAAGCTGCAACTTTTgacaatatttcatttaaagattctttttttacaaatggccaaatattacttatttcagtattttgttttttcttaggaATATTATTTACTCCATCATTGTCATTTGATACCGATTTAGATATCAATATGTTGTGTCGTAGCTTCAAATGATTAATCATAGCAGTAGTTGAACTTCTCCATCCTATGTTCGTGTTGCACCTACCACATTTGGcttcaccaatattttttttcgtctttcttaaaaaattccCATACCTTGGATTTTTTTGACATGGCTAAAAAAACCAGAGATGAATTATCtaagaaaatctaaaaaattttaacttaccACTTTAAATTATGCAACCacaaattgtatattatattatatttatttaattgtatattatatttatttattcacaaaagattaaaaattattattattaagattattattaagattttttttttatggaacaaatatgtatttatatttttaagcaatCTAAATAAACGACTGTTTtctaaaagcaaacaaaaataatgtcacacaaaataaaaatcatacaaaaatgCAATTTAAGTTTTCCACTTCAaggttatataaaaattctaagAACTTTTTCCGTTTGCaaaaagagaaatatttttttcgtttgcaaaaagagaaattaacagtacttttttaaaagcttactCTGCctatacatttttgaaattatttgaatattggAGAAAGTATTCGAATatcaaatagtaaaaaaatacgctaatatattcttttttttttttatttacacttttgccgataaaaaaaaatttacagtcgtaacttataaaaaaataattacatgaccggggctagaagaagacaaatttagtcttatcattagGACCCAAATTATTCCAAAGAGTATTCGAACTTATAAAAACCCAAATTATTCCAAAAAGTATTCGAATATCAAGTATTCGAATACTCAAATTGGATGGTCTAAAACCAACTTACTCCAAGTTTTAATGTTcatgtataaaacaaatataggattatctcctaaaatatttcaatcctattttgaaaaaatatttcataaatatacaacaaaattttcaaatagcAACTTTGTTGTcccaaaatataatttaaaacttacttcATATTCAGTTCTTTATCGTGGACCTTACTTGTGGAAAATGTTTCCCATGATtgtaaatacacataaaactaatatagagcagtttaaaaatgaatcaaaacagACATTCTTACTTATGGATTTTAATATAtccaattttaaatgttttttttttaaattaaaacttaaatacaaaaaaataattaatacaaaaattacgtCACTGAGTgtatcaacattattttttcattacctTAGTGATATACTTCTCGCGTTTGCTAATTTATTTACGTTATTTCTAtgaaatatactaatttatttatgttatttctaTGGTGTATAATAAttcatttacttttaatttttaaatcttagtttaaatttttaggcAAATGATAATATCTTATTCGCTTGATCTTACTCATTCcttaaattttgattcttttatttttttttaaatgacaacaAATTGTTatctattttacttttatatttttttaaataaaatgtttgttaactATAGGTATTTCTATATTACGCTTTTTGTAAATACGTGAcaatggggctcggtgataaggctaaataagtcttcttcttgccccgccaatatttatttttatttatatacttcgaaactgtatatattattaaacggcaaaataaacaaggaaaaaaacaaacaaaaaaacaataacatagaTATCGCAGTTTGTAAGCCATTTGACGTTTTGAAAAGTGGTGTTTacattataacttttttctccTTATTTGTAGATTTTTCCAAGAAGCAGGACAggaaaaatctattttttacaCTTTCTTCAGTTATTTCAAGCAGTTTATTAAAGTACTATTTTTTAGAGAAACTGCAAAAAGAGAACTTTTTGCAGTTTCTATTGTTTTCTTTTCCTCTTGGCTATTACGATCGTCATTGTCTGACTAGCCTATATTGCAATCTTTTGAAGCttcataaattttatcattagaCATTTCCTTTACagataaagaaaagtttattatcAGTAGAGAACAATCATTTTTATTGCGATAATCACTTCATAAAATACTTaccttgcaaaaattttttgatctaAGTTGGAAAAAATTAGATACGTCACCCCCTCCTCCTCCTTTGAAATCTCTTCGCGACGGCCCTGACTCGGGGAGTATTGAAAGATCCCAACCGTACCAAGAATGAAAAAGATCCAAATCATAGATATAAACATACTATCAAAGCTTTTATCATGCTTTTATCAAGTTTTCAATGcttatatttaaagcatttcaaTGTCTTATCTTTACTTTTGGGAGGAAATACGAGGTTTAATCTTTAAAGTTTTGGACTAACCAGTTTAAAGGAATGGTAAgaatttcaagtaaaaaaaattgttgagaaAGAAAAACGAGAAAACGTATAGATATATagtggaaataattttttttttataaaagtttttataacatctttaaattctttaaaataccaatacttttaaatacaaaatttatatatcaaaattttaaaaatatatttttttatcacaaataataatatatatcaaaatattcatagaaaaattatttttacgatttttaagttttattaattatattttacttattaagATGTAAAAAAATCAGCAACAACAACGAAAAGTAatatagatacaaaaaaaaagaaattatttttaaaattacctgatTAAGGATTTATGTTTtcttatcttaaaaatataaacatttatatgtgcACAAAGTTGTTGCTTTATATTAAATCTATAAATTCAGCCAAAGGTTACTTAATGAAATCATTTATTTTCggataaatttaaagaatttaaagagGATGGCGTTTGATAGAGAAAATGATCCGCTATATCTTTCatacttttgttattaaacTCAGGCGTTCCCTTATGATCACTGGATGAATGATGCCTTACTGAGCTCtgattttttcttgaaaaagaattttgacTAACATTTGGCATTGAAATATGGTGTTGATTTACTTCTGATCCAGAGATTTTCTTTACTAAACTAGGTACGTAAATCTGATTTTGAAACTCGTGAGTGTCATTAAACGATTTTGAGAGTAATGAACTCGAATCTTTGAATTTTGTAGAATCTTTGAATTTTGTAGAACCTTCTGCATGTTGATCTGAAAATACTTCTTCTGCATGTAGATCTGAAAATACTTCttcttttgaagaaaaactaaaatctaaAGCGTTCTCTTGCGAAAGCATTTTTTGAAAGTCCTAAAATTGACATAATtaacataaactaaaattagttaaaatatttaacatcaGTATAAAACCTCCACCCTTGTCAAGTACAACCCTCCTCCTCTTCAAccaaaatgtctttaaaaaaataaaaaactagaaCAAGTGAGAAATTAATTCAGTACAATATTAatggaaaatagaaaacttTATCAATGcctgaaaaaaacaacaagtaaatatggggtaaaaatatatgaaatcatgaaaaaaaaataattttcgacaCCAATTTACGTctcagaatttgtttatttttacaccacttgcagtccatatcaaaaaaataataactgcgaAAATTTTCTGAAGcgactacaaagcaactttgacatacagtatcttcataatggctTGGGGAAGTTTCCTAAAATTTAGTACTCTAATAGATTTTAACTTAAGGAATCCAAAAAAAACACCCTCAAGACTCGATTATCTCAAGAAATGCCTCATTTgtccaattttgttcaaaattaatgaCTTGTTAATTAGTGATTTTTGGAGGTAAAAAAAAGACTGTGGCCCAAAATCCcgagtaaaaagtttaattgtatatcattatttcattttaggtctactgaaaaaaattagattcatcaattgtctctctaatacatgatcaaaatttgcatttaaaaatggtgtctttttagaaaaatttaaattttgtaacaaaaacaattaaaatattttgtaaaacatttatttgaataaaacatcaaatagtgttatttattgactagtttAGGATATTTATAGTCATGGGCCAAGGAAGACGCCCTCCCCTCCCACGGGAGGCCCCCACGCCGCCCCCATCTTCCtagattttttattacttttttttttttacataaaatgaataaataatagttgattgttaaaatacattttaaaaacatattttttcagtttaagtTTGAGAAACAGTTTATTTGCGTTACTTCAAATCGATAAATACTTACCTAttatttcaaagatctttttacgattttaagtcataaattttaaaaccaaagatattaaaacgtttttaaaacattttgacaaTCAATATCTTTATGTAGTTTTAGACTAATATAGTCATTGACATAATAAGATGGGAGTGatttgtgatttatttaaacCCCCACCCCTCCTTTTCAGCCTACAATtcaagaatttgaaaaaaataaaagacattttaaatgcaaaataggtaaataaaataaaaacaaaattattttaaacataattaatttttttttgtaaccaacAGTTTATATTCTTCAAATCTAAATCAGATATGTTGTATGTACGACCTGATATTGTTCGCAGTGTAGAAATTAGGCATATAACTTCAGAATTGAGCACCCAACACTCATCAGTTCTCATTGgccaaaagaagtttttaccTGGTCCATGTGGATGCATGAATCTGACTTTTATATCAAGCTCACTTACATCTTCAGCATTCCCTACCCACCAAAAGCCatcataaaaacatgcaatataatccatttttttaatatttaatgaaatatctacataatgtttgctttttggaatgatatcaaatatttcaGTGCATGCATcagtacttatttttttataacttatagtgTTTGGAGCAATTGGAATAAAATGATGATACATCCTTGTGCAGAAACTGTTCTTCCacctaaatatcttttttctaattgtgcTCGTGTTTGATCAAtttcttcttttgaaaataacttaaaataaattccatttatCTTGGCTTCACAAAAggagtacattaaattaacatctaaaatctgcccagtagttatttgttttagactttcttgacatactactcttttaacagtcccaccaataccatcacagGGGGATTTACCATGACTGGTAgcaaaaaatacccattcagcatttaaatcaaagattgataaaatttttaaaatttttaaattatgctgCACAACCATCGGAAAAGTATTTCACACTTGATACATCAGGTTGattttctttgatatatctaGTTATATCTTCCTGAGTCTTGTAAATAAATCCTGTGTCATGATCAACATCTTCTGAAaggtaacaaaaagatttatgtttgaGAAGTTTGttctctataaaataaagtacaattGTATAAAGTGAGCATTGACTTTTGCTCCAGTGATAACTTTGAACCTCATCCTGAACAACATATTGATAGTTTTCAGCAAAATCTCCTAAAATTAAGCATTCGTTTTggttaagattttctttacagttttttaaatatctactTTGTGTTTTTGCAATATATGAATGAGTGGTAAGGTTGTCAATGCTGTCacataataaatcattaaattcatCTAGTGGCAATGACTGTGAAAGTAGTGTTGTACGATCGGTACTCTGCCATTGCTTAAATACTACATCTTCTTCATGCTCATGGTCCATAAACTCCtgcactaaaaaactttttaacacttCAATACCAGGGCATTGGTTACATCGATGCAACATACATTCTGCATTTTCAAGAGAGCAAACAATCAATGCCATgaaatctttataacttttattccacCTAATGGCATCAAtgagaaattttgtattttggtgATGTATGCAAACACATACATTGTGGGTACCTGACGCATTAGTtgtaatacaccatttaggtTTAAGAGtacaaaattttgacaaactgACTTTGACGTTAGGgtagtcttttttaaatgcaacatgTAATTCATTAAGATTGAGtagcaataatcttttttgaacatgttggtttttcttaataattacataatctttttttcctggcatcattcttgaaaattcatcactttgataaaagttaatcaGTAAATTAACAGTTTCTGGTGAAAGTGGGTTTCCAGTTATTTTTTCCGGGTAATGATAGAATTCCAttctcatttttaacttttcttgctgTTCGAACAAGATACTCAGACACTTCAAAGTAGCTTGATATCTTTTTACGTGTTCATGATTTTGGTGCGAGTGTTAACATTTGCACCTTATGGCAATAAGAGTCAGtctctgaaattttattttttatttcatacattAAAATGTCTAGATCATGGTCATTGTTAATGTTGCTGTTTGAAATGGGGctttttatttctgttgttaaaaaagtttctttaatattatat
Encoded here:
- the LOC136088896 gene encoding uncharacterized protein LOC136088896; its protein translation is MRMEFYHYPEKITGNPLSPETVNLLINFYQSDEFSRMMPGKKDYVIIKKNQHVQKRLLLLNLNELHVAFKKDYPNVKVSLSKFCTLKPKWCITTNASGTHNVCVCIHHQNTKFLIDAIRWNKSYKDFMALIVCSLENAECMLHRCNQCPGIEVLKSFLVQEFMDHEHEEDVVFKQWQSTDRTTLLSQSLPLDEFNDLLCDSIDNLTTHSYIAKTQSRYLKNCKENLNQNECLILGDFAENYQYVVQDEVQSYHWSKSQCSLYTIVLYFIENKLLKHKSFCYLSEDVDHDTGFIYKTQEDITRYIKENQPDVSSVKYFSDGCAA